GAAATTTATTGTCTTGTAATAATCAATAACGATTGAGTGATTATTTCGATgctcacaaaaatattttttattgcagtgtcatttatcaattttatggtaaattaatataaccgaaataatattattattgttaacaaATATAAGAAAATTATGTTAGATTATGTTTCTAGATAAGTTAGTGTAGTGTAAAAGCATCCTTAAGCAGTGTTGCCAGTATAACTATAGTGGCGCCAACTTCCTATGACGTAACGTGAAAAATTGTGACACTAAAATTGTAACCTCAAATAATTTTACTGAAGTTTTCACGAGAATATATTATGCCGCTTGGAAAATTCGGGAAAATAACGATTTCGTGGTAATTACTTGAATAATCAATATCCTTTGtgtgttttaattattacactATAAAATTGTGGTGAGCCATgtatatttacctttttatttttcttctatttcctATCTATCTCTCATCTACATGAAATCCCTATGAAAGACATTCATGACGAAATATTTTCCATCGTTATGTTGACTGAAGACATTTGTAGGCCATCATCTAAACATTCTCAATAACAGAGACACTTCGGCCAAAATGATCTACATTTTGtcgattaaaattgtatttgtgaaaaaattataaaaaaaaaccattcgATCGTAATTCGGAGCATGCCTTGCAGGTTGGCAGTAACAGTGACAAGTTTATCGTTATTTGTGGTGGCGAAGAACTCGATAAATGCCCGCCGTCTGGAGAACATGAGAGCTAGGGAACGTATGCGCAAGTCTAACGAAGGAGAATATCCGGACTTGTACAGGCGGTTGTGAGAGTAAGTAAGAGAACATCACCTATCAGCCAGATCCAGACTGATCAGTTCCTGGACATTTCTAGAGCCTCGAACAGAATCTGAGTTTTGGTGTCCCATCCGAGACTACAAAGTAGGAATTAAGTAGGTGCCTAGAACTCACCATAGTATTGTATTTCTGTGAAAAAAAGACTAGTATATTTTAATTCTGGgacagcaaagtaaaattaccGGACATGGGACAACACACATTCTGGGACAATCCCACAAATCCCGGTCACCTGGCAACCCTACTCGCAGTATAGTAGACAAAAgtgtactaaaataatatcCACATTCCTGTTGCTTAATTACATGCTATCTCTGCAATCACACTTACCGATATAGtcattaaaaagaaacaacCATACTTCCAATCATGATTTgtcaattaaaaaatgtatattgcTGTTAGAAAGCCACATAATATAGAGCTTAGTACAGCtgatttataactattatactAATCCATTAATCATTTGAAATcttgaataaacaaatatattactgCTGTATATTTCTCAGTCTTAActaagttttaatataaatttcagGCTGGATTGAAGTTTATTTGAAGAGAGAAAAGAAACCAAGATGTCTTCACCAATGCTGGACCCTGCCAAGCTGCAGCTCGTGCAAGAGCTGGAGATTGAGATGATGTCAGACATGTACAACCGACTGGTGACTGCGTGTCACCGCAAGTGTATTCCCGTTAAATACCAAGAGACTGAACTTTGTAAGGCACTTTTAATCTACATCTACAAAGCCCTCAGAATAGAATTACTCCTTCATGAGTTTGTGAATCGTTCTTGATCCAGTTTTGATCAagaactttattattacaaaaagtttTGAAATTTTGCCATAATCATTTGctgtctttgactgccaatagaaaactgttgaaggcaaatcctccgctaatgtcggtcaccAGTGAAATAAAATCTCATTTAATTGAGTAAGCTAGTCTCTCATATAAGTCTGACAATATCGCTTGAGTTTCTAGCAGAACTCATAGAACTAACTTAGCTGTTAGATGGAGTATCCAAAGATCACAAGTTTGAAAATTTATATATTGAATGTCACAAGGCATGCAGTTGTATGCTGGTTACATATCCAGCCTATCTGATAGTCATTGTGTGGAGCCTATATTTAGCTGTAGATGTCTAGTTGCCGATATGATGATCCAAAGACAATGGGTGCTAATataattgtttctttatttcagGCAAAGGCGAGTCAGTTTGTTTAGATCGTTGCGTCGCCAAATATTTGGATGTCCATGAGCGTATCGGCAAGAAGTTATCGAACATGTCTCAAGGAGAGTCTGAGGACCTCACTAAGGTCAATTTGGACAACAAGAAATAGAGCTGCACCAATTTGGATGAGACTTATCATGAATCATAGTAAAATGTACCTGACATTTTCATTAttgccatataaaaaaatgcaaaaagcaagtttattttttatatctcaATAAAAATGTCCTAGACATCCCAATGTATCAAGCAAAACTAAATAGCATTTAAAAAGGAACACTAAACCTGAGCTAAGACTGCCCTGTAAGtattaaaagtacataattCCTATTCATCATTACCTTTCCGTTTAATGATACCTATTAATGATTCATTGTAAGTTATCATccaatagataattatttttatgtaatgacAAATTATATGTTTGCGGGTTCGTGAAAAATTCATGAAAGAATTTGAGATTGTACAGTCTCTATTTTTTTCATAGAATAATGTACAAGTTGATATATTTTGTCTTTAGAGTGGGTCATGAATAATATTTAGTGATTTATTGCTTTAGTGTTCGAATGTTAATTCTTGTTAGAAATAAAAACGACAAATTCAAATTCcatcttttattttacaatgtgcATAAACTACAAACtaatataacaaacataaatttACTAACACAAAGTCACATTCACTGTGTTTTCAAATGTGTGGCTTGACCAAAGCCGAAACCGTAGCCGACTGTGTAACTCCTTAGAAGTTGCACTAAAACGAAAATATTGGAACAAAAGAACACAACTCCTTTTAACCATATTAGGAAGAAAACCTCCCGGCCTTTGAATTCTAATAGGTACGCGTAGAACAGCCACGCGCCTTGTGCGGTGACCCAGATGATGGCCAGCAATAAGGCTTTCGAGGACTTGATCCTGAACGAGTGAGCGACCAGCGGCAACAGCGACAGGAACCACACAAagtactgtgacgtcatcacACTATTGAAAGCTACTACGACCACAGTCTGACAGAACATCGCTAGAGGCAACGTCTGAGGGTCGGGCCCATACTTGATactcaacaaaaacaatataacagCTTTGAACAGATTGGTAACATTCTTCACTAGGTCAAGCCCTTGATTCGTATTCAAATATGAATAGTAAAAAAGTACAGAGAAATTGTGACGAGTATCGGTTCTATGTACATGATAAATATACGTCTCGTAAAGAAAGTCGTAGCCATACAGTGCATACATGCTGTATGTGAGGCCCAATAGAGTGACTAAACAACTCGTAGCCAAAATCAATTGGCTTATATTCGGCCATAAGATTAGCATTCCCTGCCTGAAAGTGGTTTGGCGTGGTATCTTGGTGACTCCTAAGCTTAGATACATGGGAAAGCTGAAAACAATTGGGTACAAGCGTAAATGGATTGATATGCCAAGGAACAGTCCTGATAACGCATATTTCTTTAGTCCTTTGACTACATCGGTTTGCAGGAAAAGCAACGAAAGTATAATGGTGAAACATGAGACGGAATCTGCGTTACCACGAGTCGATATGCCTATGCTCAGCGGATTGTAAAGCCACAGAAACGAACAGTACATCGGCACATTAGTAGCGGCACTCTTCGGACCCAGCTGGCGTTGCACTAAATTCTTCACTGCGACCGTTATGAACAGATCAAATACAGAAAAAAGAATTTTGCCAAAATCTTTACCCAAGACAATGTTTGGTACAAGCAAGTACGATATTAAGGGACTGTATCTGTAAGTCTGCCGCTTGTATGGAGAGTCTCCATTATACACGTGCCTCGCAGCATCAGAGAACACGGAGTAGTCAATGTCAGTGTAAGGTAAATCATAGGTTTTATCGTGAAAATCTGCGTAAACGATCAAAAATAGCCTTATAAAGAGACCTGCGGCTAGATGGTAGCGTAAAGGCAGGTTGAGGACTTCCAAATAACGATTCATCCTAGATCCTGGTCTTCAAATCTTTGGCAGCGGAATATAAACAGGTTTTAAACTCCTGGAACTCTTTCGCACAATCGTCCTTTTTCACCGACCCTTCCTTGAGCAAGACACAGCGTGCGTACAGTACACTCTGCTTGGAACACTTAGCAAATACTACGGGATACTTAGCTAGTCTTTCTTTAGCTTTAGCAATAGATTCCATAATTACTCGACTTTACGGCGAACCGAGAACGTGGTGGGTGGTTCAGTGAAGTCGATCGGATCGCGCGGTCGAAAGAAGATATCGTAAATGGGCTTCGAAAAGAATATCCCGAGACCCAAAAAAGTGAACGTGACTTGGAAGGTCTTGGGGTACCTGTAGATCCAACTTCTTTTTCCTAGAGGTTGGCTCTGACGACGATGATCCATAGCTTATCtggaaaaaataaaatcgaattaTTGACACAATTTAAACTGGTGTGTGGCAAGAAGTAGATAATCACATGAATGGTACCTTTTGAGTTATTAAATTTAGGACGCGTAATCTGATCCGATATGAATTTCCTCAGACTTTTCCTAAATCTATTGTGATAATAGCCAAATATGAACATACACACCTATTTAGCCGGCCTATCAGTGACCGGCGCGTACTTCCGCGGTTCCAAGTCGTAGCCCTCGGAAGTTAGAGACACGTCTAACGGTTGTtgtcgggaatcggggatggggacaGACTGGCGCATTCGCTTCGAACCTCACTTTatcgcaacgcaagcgttgttggAAGTCGGTTCTCTGTGAACGCCGCAGTATCACTCCATTAGAAGCCGGTTTAATAGGCACgatgcatggctctcctacaacTCAACCTCCTCACCTATTGTGATAATATGAACATACACACCTATTTAGCCGGTCTATCAGTGACCGGCGCGTACTTCCGCGGTTCCAAGTCGTAGCCCTCGCACACAAGAGACACGTCTAACGGCTTGAACTTAATGCAGCACTGGCGCATCGCTTCGAATACTTTATCGCAACGGACTTCTTGGAAGTCGTTCTCTGTGAACGAGCAGAAAAACACATTAGAAGAATTTAATAGGCACATAAAGGTACCTACAACTAAATCATCCTGAActgtcattagaacttgagatgaccacggatgaactgatcatCCGTGATCACCGTGATCACCTAAGTAAGAACATcgttaaactttaaaaatcaaatgctaactgccgcactcagagacatttaatgattacttaaacttttccttagtaacgattttgtatcgaaaacgattgctaaggactgagttaggtaaccattaaataactctgagtgcgGCGCAGTGGCGGTAAGTTATGCACATCCTAAATTACAAACCAAAATACAATTGTGGCCACAATTCTAGAATGTTCGTCATTCCATATCGATGACTATGGCCACGTAATGTAGTAACATTTGGTTCGGAAGTAAACATACGCCCCTTGGTCGCACGTTCATTGACGAGTCGTCACTCTCGACGCGTCACGTGTCTGTCTAAACGTACCTATTTCAATATCTCGTATGGAATGGACGCGACCACTATTGTCAGCTGTTTATGCTTGTGGCGCTGGGTATAAAATGTATCTCCTGGGATGTGCCTGCCTGACTTCGTATTTCAACGGAAAGTTTTCTTAATTTTGTCTTTATAGTCAAACTTTACACAAcgcacacacaacgtcacgccttttatccccaaaagggtaggcagagatgcacattaccaCATGTAaagccgctgtacaatgtacacccacttttcatcgtttgtgttatatgtcccatgtaatagagggtgagcctattgccatatactgggccaGTAATACTTGACTTAACAATAATTCATCTatctataaatagtattttttctgTGACTCAAAAAGGGAATAAATACTTAGATATAGACCTGacaaaacacacatacatatagagGCGATTTACCTAATTCTATAGGATTTTTTCTTAACACCTCTCAAGACAGTAGTTACAAAACCGAATCAGTATATTCTATAGCTCGACTGAatgaataagtaggtactaagagGAAATGAAGCTGTGGTTTTTGTGGCTAAGTAGATACCGTAGGTGCATATAACTACCTATATCTAAAGACTTAGAAAATGCAGTATGGTTGACCGCATTGTGGAAAACCAGCAAATTCGTCTGGGAATTACTCACAAGCGAATGTCACATTGCAGCAAATGTCGTGGTAGCCTGAAGGTTCCGTAGGCTTAAGacccgtttctcatgcatgagggtagggactcgaaacctaccaacggcaattaccaatgtgactttttcaggttgaaggaaaacatcatgaggaagcctgggcttataatttctaattataggtacgtttgaaatcgccaacccacattgtgcaagcgtggtgaattatgctcaaaccttctccgtgcgagaagagaccttAGGTCAGCAATGACTGCTTATTAGCTGTTGATGTGAAATGTCacattgtaaaattataatcatttaCTTAAAGAACCTTGTGGTTGCTGTTGGCCGAATTTTAGGACTACATTAAAGCCGATTAAGGATCACTATATTGTAGTTCGGTGGACGGCGTGATGAACAGAtcggtattttaaaatattcttatatccAAATCCAAAGAAACATAGGTAAAGAAAATTGTCAATAGCAACAGTATTTTTCTTACGTAGTTGCGCCTAAAATTGCCAACAAAACCAGATAATCTCGCCAAGTCGTTAAAAACTGTTTTACGTCAACGAGAACGCGTACGAATGAACGTCACAGACGGAGGTTTGGCTCAGAGGTCAGCAAACTACGTGTTTTTGCTTGCTAGTGTttcaataatgatttattgaataaatatgtacttaaggCAAGTATTCATGGTCTGATTGAAAATAATGTCGCTGATGACATCTTCAATTTTACTTTTCCGAACTGATTGTGGCTTGAAGACAGAAAGTGTATTAGGTATTTGTATTTtggaaatattcataaaaaacgTCAGCAGCCAGATTATGACAGCGCTGCCTGCCTAGTCTCTATCAATTACCTAGACGGCTCTAAAAAGACATACGGGGAAAGAGCTATCGTTCTACCTATTCAATTCTGCTACCACCAAACTAGGTACTtgcttttatttcttaaaactcTCCTGCTTTAGGC
The Spodoptera frugiperda isolate SF20-4 chromosome 17, AGI-APGP_CSIRO_Sfru_2.0, whole genome shotgun sequence DNA segment above includes these coding regions:
- the LOC118276917 gene encoding mitochondrial import inner membrane translocase subunit Tim10, with amino-acid sequence MSSPMLDPAKLQLVQELEIEMMSDMYNRLVTACHRKCIPVKYQETELCKGESVCLDRCVAKYLDVHERIGKKLSNMSQGESEDLTKVNLDNKK
- the LOC118277036 gene encoding GPI mannosyltransferase 1; its protein translation is MNRYLEVLNLPLRYHLAAGLFIRLFLIVYADFHDKTYDLPYTDIDYSVFSDAARHVYNGDSPYKRQTYRYSPLISYLLVPNIVLGKDFGKILFSVFDLFITVAVKNLVQRQLGPKSAATNVPMYCSFLWLYNPLSIGISTRGNADSVSCFTIILSLLFLQTDVVKGLKKYALSGLFLGISIHLRLYPIVFSFPMYLSLGVTKIPRQTTFRQGMLILWPNISQLILATSCLVTLLGLTYSMYALYGYDFLYETYIYHVHRTDTRHNFSVLFYYSYLNTNQGLDLVKNVTNLFKAVILFLLSIKYGPDPQTLPLAMFCQTVVVVAFNSVMTSQYFVWFLSLLPLVAHSFRIKSSKALLLAIIWVTAQGAWLFYAYLLEFKGREVFFLIWLKGVVFFCSNIFVLVQLLRSYTVGYGFGFGQATHLKTQ
- the LOC118277039 gene encoding uncharacterized protein LOC118277039 — its product is MESIAKAKERLAKYPVVFAKCSKQSVLYARCVLLKEGSVKKDDCAKEFQEFKTCLYSAAKDLKTRI